A window of Garra rufa chromosome 6, GarRuf1.0, whole genome shotgun sequence genomic DNA:
TGATGCCGCACATGGCAGGGCAACCAAGGACCAACCAGCCGCGGGGTATGGTGATGCCAGGCATGAACCAGGGTGTGCCCAACATGGCTGCTTTCGGACAGGGCCCCGCTCAGGGCATGCCGGGAGCATCGGGAGGGGGTGGGCCGTACATGCCAGGGGGTCAGCCTCAGGGCTACCAGAGGACGTCCAGTCAGGACCTGGCATACGGTTATGGCAGCCAATCAGGGGCTGGGGCCGGGGTTTCATTCGGCCTGTCGGATGGGACAGATTTGGATTCAACGGAAGGTTGGATGGAAGAGTTTTTCCCCAGCCAATAGCCTAAGGGATTTTTTAACAGGACAGTTTTATGGAAAATGTGATtcgttttattgttttgtttcgttttttttatttttttttttattacatggtCGACAAATCTAAGAAATATATTACATGTTGTGTATTACATGTGTGTGCTGTCACAATATTTAAACCAATTCCTCTGTTTGGGTTGCTTTTCGAGTAAGGATCCGgtgttctgtgttttttttttttttttttcttcttttttggtTGAAGAAATACCCATTTTGGATTCAGtccatttctgtcttttttcctcttATGTCCTTTCTGCTGGATAAAGGGCAAGAGGCACTGAAAACCTGCAAAATGACATTGGGAAAGATTTTATGATGTTCTCATGTATTGTTTTTAGTTCTCCCGTATTCTGACATCCTGTTCATGTATGAAAGAGTGTGTGGAAATTCGAGGTGGGCCTTTGTCAACAATGGATCCCTTTTCCCAAACCAAACCGTTCACCACACCTCTTTCTTCTCTTGCATatcttctctctctccctcccttttTCGCTGCTCTTGACATGTGTTGATCCTCTGCATTTGCTTTGctttgtgcttgtgtgtgtgtgtctgtgtgtgtgtttatttgcacTATGAGCATCACAACAAAACACATCAGACTCTGTGTGCTCTCAGTGCATGCAAGATGGATGCTCTGCTGTCGCTAGGCGACCGGTGTCAGTAGAAGAGTGAAgccatgtgtgtgtttgtcaacTAGGTGTTTGTTAATATTGCTTGAAGAGATTTGGCAGCTACAAACTTCTCCCTCCCCTCCCTAAAACTGTGGGAAAGATTTGTTCTTTAGTCACAATGGCAGCTAGAAAGGATACTATGACATGAACTCATCATCAAGTATAAAGTAACATTTATCAATGCGATTTTTACAGCCCACAGACATTTGCGAAAGTAATTCAGTGTTTAAATTTATACATATACTAATATTTAAATGCTTACCAACATTATATTTGTTTCTTCCTTTTCTTTACCTGAACATTATTGCTTGTGAACACtggttaaatatatttttaaaagaaataatcCACCATACATACTGTATTTCCGCTAATGGGTCATACCACTTTTCATCTTTTATTTTACTCTTCAAGTGACAAATATTTATTAGTTTCTGCTCTTGATCACACTGACACTCCTTTACCCGCTACACAATGCCAGACAGAGGAAAGACAAGCACGTCAAGACTCCATCAAGCCAACTGTATTGCAGACAACTTTCTCTTTCAACTATGACAAAATTTCGACAAAAAAACGACTTAAATAAAGCCTCTGCTCTTTATTGGGAATTGAAATTCATTTCTGACCCATTTCCTCCAACTTGTATTCATTGTTGTGAGTTTGTCAACTAATTTCAAATGAAGTCTCAAAATGGTATCTAGGCAGACTTTAGTTTTCTGTTGTTTACCATGAGATGCCACACAAATCAATCTTTTCTGCTCTGTTGTGTGTTGCTACGGTATTATGGTATTATAGTCATGGTGTCTTTGTAATCAAACTCTAGTTTTATTGTTTCCGCTCTCTGAAGAATGAACATGAATGTAACATTGTGACTGACTTGCCCTTTTTTTGAGAAAATTTTGTCTTAATGGGAGATTGAACGCATTCGCATCTTCAGTGTTTCGCAGTGTTATATTGTTGCTCTGTCAAGAGGATTGCAGATGGAGAGGGTAAAGCCCACGTCCTCCTGCCGTCTCACCAAATATCAACAATCTGGGACCAAGATTAACATGTTTTTGATTTCTGTTGAAGTCATCGAGcttatctttttctttttatttcgtACTGGTGCTGACATATATGTGATGGAAAAAGATATATATCAGATACAGTTATTTGTAAATATGTTTTTACGATTTTAAATACATCAGAGGATACGTCTCTACTCACTGTAAAGATATTGCTGTTTGTTTAAGATAGAGAAGTATTtttatttcatcttttttttccaCTTTTAAACTCATCTGAGCTATACCATTGCACTTCAGACAATGTCTTACTACTAATTTGTAATGTAAACCTCCtctaatttttattttgaaggttttttctagttttaaaattttactctgtATCTAAAGcagtgctttttttctttttcatgtaCAGAATTATGTAAATGGTAATGCCAGAGAGTTACAAAGaatttgtttttcagaaaaaatacatTAAAGAGATTGACCATTAAAAATGTTCTCATTAAAATATGTCTCTGCAATTTATTTGATATAAGCAAAGACTATCCATGCTTTCCACATTCATTAGTGAGTTTccagttcattagctgctatagtgTTTTCACGTCACGCCAATCTGGAGGTCGGCCATTGTGGCAGTACTGAAAAAATTCACTATTTTGGGATAAGAAATAGAAGGAACAGCTGTCGTGTCGTCAGTCTGTGACAAAGGAGGCAGATCATACGGATATTTACCTATTACAGGGCTCGACGATATGGACTGTCCTATGGTACGGTACATTCACTGCACTGCATTCATGttccaaaatgtaatttgtgtGGAAATATTAAGTTACTATTGTATTTAGTCTGTAAAAAAACAGTTAACCGAGGCCAGAAATGCTGAAGGTGGTCATAGGTGGAGTTTATATCAATGTTTCTGTGAGGGGAACGGTCTGTTTTCAGTTTACATGGCAAAGAAAACACTATCACTGCTTACCGTCAAGCTCAATATTAACTTAAGTTTGTCAAAACATaacaccctttcctgcttaaaagtccttctctatatgatttagcagattTCCACAGATTTGTTTCTATGGTTTAGACATCATAAATTAGTAGAACATCTTAAGTTGTACATTCAAAGTCCCTTTAaagcaagtcatgtcactcagcggccatctttgaaacgcctctcgggcatgcaagtgcagctcctatctctttgaattgGGAAACgtaaattctccaaaactgttcaccacgcttacgattaaatttcatattttgtttttttccaaatatttttattgaaaGAAGAAAACAATACAGTACTTGCACTTACAGAAATACAATTGACCTTTCTTCATTTtaaagcgccgattgtttctatagcaaccgggacttctaacggcagctgcagtgacgtgctgactttactaatcaacgattggctctttcattaagaaggcggggcttcgcggccataatgagcgttgcatttttccccattcaagacaagtcttgggtattctatagacctttttcctgagtaaacgatgagcgcccccattacgaattctaacgtcagattgaatgcttttctgttccggtttaacccattcaaatagcttccatctgtttttaatgtagctaacgtccgctgcttcgtgtcatctacacactcattaaagtgaggcactgacaaatgacggtcattgcgacattgccaagtgatggcgctatggagccatgtgctttttgaaAACATtgtaataggtttaacattagtttattagctcggaatataccctaatttgactagaaacaatgcagaccggaaatgcaaagcattctttcagttaagagtcggacttacttccgtgttcaggaaaaacgtctatagtctTTGGTACAATAACCGAGCAATCCATGCTGCTCTTTACATTCGAGTATCGCCACAATtgccgcgcatccgggtaactgacttAAACGTGACATATGTGCAAACCCCTGTTTAGGGAAATAACCAGAAGAATGACTGCAGGTAaaactttgcactacaaaccagtgtgttcacaaatcagataatacattaaaatataagacactatatcaagcagcaaaacgaactgcagtttttatacagctaaaaatagctggatgcatgAGAcctgaagccagacccataaaatttacaaatggccgcaaaAAAAGGTGACTAGCACATGCTAAATTTGTTTATATATCAGTTTAAATAAGAAACTACAGAAAATGATAAAGTAAGACGAGGAAGTGAGGAGAAGTGACGTTTGTGTGAGTTGTAGGCCACATGACAGAACTGAAATTTACTTTGAGTAGACACTAAGTAGTGTATCTATCTCAGTCTCGTTTCCATTTGCGAAGAATTAAATGCTGCCTTAAATGCTGCCTACCCTGAGTTAGTCTTAATGGTCAGAAAGAAAAGAACGATAaagaaaattaatagaaaatgCCTCCTTGTTGCTTGTTTGAATAAAACCCAGGAGGAGAAATGGTAATGATATGAGAGGAAGAGAGATAGGGCGGGTGTCTCACTATCCTAATTAAAGCACATATGCTAAAGAGCGTTGGTTAATATCTTACCCTAATGAATCACTCCCCTTCTCTTGGTATCTTTCTCTGTTGTGCTGTGCTGCTTTGGCGCGCTATCTTCTGATTATGATGAATGGAGAAGTGTCACTGTGACACTGCCATTACTCATCTTCAGGGGTGAGACAACCTCGCTGTGAGAAATGTGAGGGCGGGAGAATGGGGGTGGAGGACGGAGGTTTGTTTGGATGTGCTGCAGAAGAGTCGAGGCGGGATATAGATATAAACACACAGACTGCCCTGTCCCGTGGGGGTTCCTTCTAAATGGGGTCATCTAGTCCCTCAGCACTTCGTCCATTAGTTAAATAAAATCGTCCTTTAATCTGATCTAATAAAAACAGCCAGTGCTGCAAATCAACCAGCAACCATCTGGAAGACTAGAACAAATCAGAAGCAAAGGTGCTTGTGTAAGTGTTTTTCccacatttttttccttttaaatatGAATGTAGTTTACTGCTTGATTCTAAACgaagtaaaaacaaaataaacaaaacatatgTTTCATAATTAGAACATAAAATAATATGCTATTTCCCGGGTAACAAAGCTATAACAGTATAGGTAAGCTCCAAAAATgaacgtttttaaaaaaaaaaaacagtacgtCCATATGATCCAGGTGTTCAAAAATGTTCAAAATCCTTTGATTTCATATTAGTGATTTGGAGAAATAGGAATTAAGTCGCTGTTAACTGAAAACAACTcttaaatgttttacatttattcGAGTTTAAAGCAACATCAGGACATGCGgccaaacatgcaaaaaaaattatgttctttttattataaaatgtccCAAATCCTATAATTTAAGTTTAAAATATGTTGTTATTGGACTGTGCATAATCGTAAATCGAGTTCTGTTCCTCATTCCTTTGTTCCTGTAACGATCACTAGATGGCAGCAATGCTCTTATTTCAACAGGACAGAGACTAAGGCCTTCTCGAAAATGATTGGTTTACAAAGTTGCACGTGATCAACACCTTTACCAATTATACAGATTCTGAAACGTTCtacctttttaattaattttcaaaAGTACATTTAGCCCCCTAAAATATTACAATCAGTTTATTCATTGCATGTTTACATAGAGAACCCAAAGTTGTTACATAGAGAAATTAGCCTACTTTTTTTCTTGACATGGCACAAAACCTCACATTGCATGATGTtgagtgtgtgtgcgcgcgtgcgtgtgcgcgtgtgtgtgagGGATCTGTGGTCACATCAATGCGTTTAGATTTGTGAAGTAAAGTTATTATTTTGAAgtaaacagataaaaaaaaattcttggggTTAGATGACTCCTCCAGAACTGGCACATATGGCCACAAGTGTCATGTTGGCTagtgttattattttaaaatgtaatatttattataattaatagaggttattatttaatatttccaTGAGTTAAATGTACATTTCAGATATCTTTGCTTTCATTAAAACCTATAggttaattaaatgcaatcattAAAGCATTTACAGTGTTGCCATTATGAAATATTTTCAATTCAAATATGAGCAATTAATATGTAAATGTTCATATGCCTGTGTATAAGTCATATATATTCTTCCTTTAAGATGAATCTCTTTTTTCTGGGATTCTGCTTTGTCTGTCATTGGTTATTCAATTATTAAactaaattgttaaataaataaacaaaaaaatgatatttacttCCTATAATAACACACTGGCTGATGCATCATCCTACACATGCTAATCTTATATCGAAATATGTTACAATTTTAAAGGAAAATCCACATTGTTCTTAATGTCAAGTTACCAATATCAGAAAAATGTTTACTTAATTTATGACTCATCATCCTCTCATccacaaagaaagaaaactaatAACCCTACTACAGCAATACATATGGAGAAGGACACAGAATATGATCCATTGGGAGTTGTAGATTCAGCTGTAGATTCATTGGGCCTAACAGTTGAAGATCCATTGGCGCTAGCAGTTGTAGATACATTAGAACTAATGGTTGCAGATCCATTGGCGCTAGCATTTGTAGAAACACTGGGGCTAATAGTTGGAGAAGGGCTCTTTATAGAGGCGAAACATGTGCCCACATTTCCCACGCTGTCCACAGCTACCAGCTCTACTTCCTGAGAACAACAGGAAGCATTGTAGGATGCCACAACCACATTTGTGCCATCTGCACTCATCACATAACTTAAGCTGAGAGAGCCATTGCCACGACTGAGGGACACTCCGGCTATGCCTGTACCATTTCCATCCGTCAAGTTGGCAGAGAGTTCCCATGATGCTCTGCTGCAATCTACAGGGCAGTCAGCTTTGATGCTCACTACTTGACAGACGGGGCTAGAGAAATCAGTGACCTTCCAAAAAcggggaaaaaaaacagaaattaatttAGTCAATTAATTTGTTGACAATTAGTCAAATACTGTTTGCATGTAAAAACACTGAGTGATGCAGAAAGCTATATTCTTATCAATGGgtggtaaataataatatatactcTTGTTTTTCTGCAGCTTTCATAAAGGCTACCTTAGTCATGACAGTGAACCGCAGTGCCACATAATTTGAGTCACGTGTCGCTGGATCTTCTGCTTCAATGGTAAGTGTGACATCCATTCCCGGCGCTGTGTCTGAGGGTGCAGTCAGTGTTACAGTTCCCTCAGCGCTTCCCTCTGTCCCCAAGTTTAAAAAACTGGGGAAAGACACGTTGAAGCTGCGGTCCGTCCGGGCTTGGATAGTGTAATTGCCACCTGTAGCATTAGTGGCTACTGTGAAGTTGAGATTAAATGGGATTCCAGGCTCTATAGTGTTATTTGGTTGTGCCTGAGAAGAAACATGTTTAATATGATTAGAGATATTATCAGTGTATTTTGCATATCTCATGTATTTTTTGGATATTCCATACTATGTTAATTTCATGTAAAAGCCATTTGATAATGATGATAGatttgtaatttttgggtgaattgtcTCTTCAAGCTTACCGAGATAGTTATTCTAGAGCCTCGTTGCTGGGTGGATGACTGTCTCTGGAATCGATTAGGCAAAGATCGAGTTGAGACATTTAAAAGCCCTTTCAGTTGCACCACAAACGCCCACTCTGGGATTCTGTCTATGTTGACCAGGAAGTCTGTCGCACCCAATGATTTAATGGTTCCATGGACAACATCAGATCCTGAAGCTTCAACTAGAAGCACGTCAGTCACTGTGACTGAATCTCCTCCGGTCACAGAGACAAACAGAGTAGCGTTCTGACCTGAGCGAtcagaaaaaacattttatttttcacatttatcagttttcaacactgataataataagagaTCTATTTTTACATCAAATCAGCCTTGTAGAATGATacataaaggatcatgtgacactaaaaaatggccgctgaaaaattagctttgccctcacaggaataaattacattataaaattgaTTAGAATACAGGTTGTTAATTCTAATAATGTTTCTGAATATTACTGTTTctgctgtgtttttgatcaaaatgCAGCTTTAGTAAACAAcaaagaattatttaaaaaacatttagcgTAACtgtctacactgtaaaaacaatttgttgagtcaacttaaaataatttgttacccggctgccttaaaattttaagttcagtcaacttagCTTAGTtcaaaaagtttagtcaacttcaaatgttacattttactaagtgacaacttagatatttgagttgattcaacttacaattttaaggTAGCCGGGTTGTTACTTAGTACATCCTAATGTTTTAAGTTgaataaacttatttgagttgactgaacttaaaattcaTCTTAAAATGGTTACCCTTcaaaggcagcagggtaacaaattattttaagttgactcaacaaattgtgtgttttttttttgttgttgttgttttttacagtgtagtaacaATCAAGAAATCAGAAATGAAGAAGATGATATCAATATACCAATAAAAGGACGATTGGCTTTCGGTGTGAAGTCGCCTCCTTCTAACTGCTCCACAAAGTTAAATAGAAAGTTCACAGAACTCTGACCTGTAATCACAATTAAAACAGTGTATAGTACAGCTATTGCAAGATGCAATAGTCTTGCAATGTTCCAAAGAGAAACAATTTACTAATGTTATtttcaaaaacattgttttatttctAAAACATAAAAATCGGGTTGATACACACATTGTGTAATtaaacatttgattaaaaataaatgtaacaataaCTTTGATAAACATTTTAAGTCTCAGTGgtttacaaacaaaacaaaacctatACGGTCACATTAAACACGCTTACCAGTGACTTTAAGACTGTATGAGTGTGTTGAGTCAATGCTGATCTTCCATTCTCCTGTCTGGTTGTCAGAGTTGAGTTTTACCCTCTTTAGATTCCCTACAATCAGGATGCTGCCTAGAGGACCATCTGCCACTGAACCTGACTGAGACACACCTGAAACACAAGTGAAAAACAGcttatttttaacaatataatataatccaATTTTGTGTTGGAGAAGATAAAACCCTTATATTAGCAAACAATGTTTGAGGTATGTTGGCTCACCTGTAGGGCTGTAGATGGTGAAAACTGGAGAGTCtccagtgatatatacagtgacaTTGGATAAAGATGGATCTAAAACAAAAGAAACATTTTCTGCAATAACTGGACTTCTCACCACCTGAAGAACAGTCACCTTCAAGAAAAAATTAGATTTGTCAATATGTTGCAGTGTTGCAGTATCACAAAGAGctgaaatgcaaaacaaaaaggttttttttctccccaTAATAAATATGCTATAGTAtagggacagttcacacaaaaataaaaactctgtCATCGTTTGTCTCTTATATCACATGATGATTTTACTTTCTGAATTCTAAGTAGGTTGTTATTAGAACATACCAGGTTTGAGGTAGATGCATCTGTGATGACTGCAGTGGCCTGATACAGTGCACGCTTATTAACCTCTATGGCCTGTCCACCAGAAGCATGGGCCAGATCTCTGTACAGCTGT
This region includes:
- the LOC141337454 gene encoding von Willebrand factor A domain-containing protein 7-like, with the protein product MVSLVVLSVFLLCGTLFQPPEVAAFKALFQDGSLTHREITQLAILRKTAEVCRDIATAQGRYFTLPINNRLTPSAVQEACSASASSLSAVSSHFFYSVITQIFLSNAVVDQRFAMSKAHHVDNEAFSEGRDLITQGVAAVKASVRQGSYISARGTLGALCHTLQDFYSHSNWVELGETAPFSTLIKPELPLNNLADPSTPTCRSCSGSNCRDNILPDILLHKKLTSGYFSFYPSRKPAGKCSHGGSIDKTSSREPTGGINKDDISSSHGFLHLRAADMAINATVEVLQDIRLAIGNNAFLRLVGLSQTSVLAFVIDTTGSMSDDIEEAKRVSFSIIDSRRGTPEEPSEYILVPFNDPDFGPLTRTGNADIFKERINSLSATGGGDYPEMCLSGLLWALAGAPPSSDIFVFTDAAAKDYVLRSTILAMIERTRSTVTFMLTDVLARRRRTASQSHSFKKRSMPLSDKQLYRDLAHASGGQAIEVNKRALYQATAVITDASTSNLVTVLQVVRSPVIAENVSFVLDPSLSNVTVYITGDSPVFTIYSPTGVSQSGSVADGPLGSILIVGNLKRVKLNSDNQTGEWKISIDSTHSYSLKVTGQSSVNFLFNFVEQLEGGDFTPKANRPFIGQNATLFVSVTGGDSVTVTDVLLVEASGSDVVHGTIKSLGATDFLVNIDRIPEWAFVVQLKGLLNVSTRSLPNRFQRQSSTQQRGSRITISAQPNNTIEPGIPFNLNFTVATNATGGNYTIQARTDRSFNVSFPSFLNLGTEGSAEGTVTLTAPSDTAPGMDVTLTIEAEDPATRDSNYVALRFTVMTKVTDFSSPVCQVVSIKADCPVDCSRASWELSANLTDGNGTGIAGVSLSRGNGSLSLSYVMSADGTNVVVASYNASCCSQEVELVAVDSVGNVGTCFASIKSPSPTISPSVSTNASANGSATISSNVSTTASANGSSTVRPNESTAESTTPNGSYSVSFSICIAVVGLLVFFLCG